The proteins below are encoded in one region of Fimbriimonadaceae bacterium:
- the aroF gene encoding 3-deoxy-7-phosphoheptulonate synthase, which produces MIIVMKFGATQDQVEAVCSVIKERGFDPLPLPGEDRVAVGIPAALTPDERIGMEAALATLEGVSKVTQTTSPYKLASREFTPKPTTVRAKDVAVGPGHFVVFGGPCSVESYEQFRAAADLVKETGGQVLRGGAFKPRTSPYSFQGLHEEGLKIIKQVADETGLATVSEVMSADMVETVASYVDMLQIGARSMQNFPLLIEAGRSKKPVFLKRGPSATIDEFLLAAEYVLNQGNDQVILCERGVMPIDRTYTRNTLDLSSVPVLKEHSHLPVVVDPSHGTGVARYVAPMSRAAVAAGADGVMVEMHPNPKVALSDGSQALDPSQYRALMADLGRIAAFMGLAMPNVVP; this is translated from the coding sequence ATGATCATCGTCATGAAGTTCGGCGCGACCCAAGACCAGGTCGAGGCGGTCTGTTCGGTGATCAAGGAGCGGGGGTTCGACCCCCTGCCGCTCCCGGGTGAAGACCGGGTGGCGGTCGGCATTCCGGCGGCGCTCACCCCCGACGAGCGGATCGGCATGGAGGCGGCGCTGGCGACCCTGGAGGGGGTCAGCAAGGTCACCCAGACGACCAGTCCCTACAAGCTCGCCTCGCGGGAGTTCACGCCAAAACCGACGACCGTGAGGGCGAAGGACGTGGCGGTCGGCCCCGGCCACTTCGTGGTCTTCGGCGGCCCCTGCTCGGTGGAGAGCTATGAGCAGTTCCGCGCGGCGGCGGACCTGGTGAAGGAGACCGGCGGCCAAGTGCTGCGCGGCGGCGCCTTCAAACCCCGCACCTCGCCTTACTCCTTCCAGGGCTTGCACGAAGAGGGGCTGAAGATCATCAAGCAGGTGGCGGACGAAACGGGTCTGGCGACCGTCAGCGAGGTGATGAGTGCGGACATGGTGGAGACCGTCGCCTCGTACGTCGACATGCTGCAGATCGGGGCGCGGTCCATGCAGAACTTCCCGCTTCTCATCGAAGCGGGGCGGAGCAAGAAGCCGGTCTTCCTCAAGCGCGGCCCCAGCGCCACGATCGACGAGTTCCTCCTCGCGGCCGAGTACGTCCTGAACCAGGGCAACGACCAGGTCATCCTCTGCGAGCGGGGGGTGATGCCCATCGACCGCACCTACACGCGCAACACGCTCGACCTCTCCTCGGTGCCCGTCCTCAAGGAGCACAGCCACCTTCCCGTCGTGGTCGACCCCTCCCACGGCACCGGCGTCGCCCGCTACGTCGCCCCGATGTCGCGCGCCGCGGTCGCCGCAGGGGCGGACGGCGTGATGGTGGAGATGCACCCGAACCCCAAGGTCGCCCTCAGCGACGGCTCCCAAGCCCTCGACCCCTCCCAGTACCGGGCGCTGATGGCAGACTTGGGGCGGATCGCGGCGTTCATGGGTCTGGCGATGCCGAACGTTGTGCCCTGA
- a CDS encoding dienelactone hydrolase family protein, producing the protein MSRLLAISLTSAFFLGTGCQPQQNQGMEQFANDKDFHAAHTLRETPSGPHKGEMVEIAVPGGEKSVAYWVTPGEDPDKAIVMVHEWWGLNDYIKESADAFADEGYAVLAVDLYEGRVAKNRDDAGKYMGEVKEDRATAVVRAALDALTDGKLAKDASIGTIGFCFGGGWSHRAAILGGDRVDACVIYYGAPVMDQGELAKLKAPVLFVWPNKDKWINAEMKDGFVAAMRQAGKELTVAEYTADHAFANPSSDSHDDEAAKDARAKTLAFFKEHLRG; encoded by the coding sequence ATGAGCCGCTTGCTTGCGATTTCGTTGACCAGCGCTTTCTTCTTGGGGACCGGGTGCCAGCCCCAGCAAAATCAAGGAATGGAGCAGTTCGCGAACGATAAAGACTTCCACGCCGCCCATACCTTGCGCGAGACCCCTTCCGGGCCGCACAAGGGCGAGATGGTGGAGATCGCCGTGCCGGGCGGAGAGAAGTCGGTGGCCTATTGGGTGACGCCGGGTGAGGACCCCGACAAGGCGATCGTCATGGTCCACGAGTGGTGGGGCCTGAACGATTACATCAAAGAATCGGCCGACGCCTTCGCAGACGAGGGCTACGCGGTCTTGGCCGTCGACCTCTACGAGGGGCGCGTCGCCAAGAACCGCGATGACGCGGGCAAGTACATGGGTGAGGTGAAGGAGGATCGAGCGACGGCCGTGGTCCGCGCCGCCCTGGACGCCCTGACGGACGGGAAGCTTGCCAAGGACGCCAGCATCGGCACGATCGGCTTCTGCTTCGGCGGCGGCTGGTCGCACCGGGCCGCGATCCTGGGCGGCGACCGGGTCGACGCCTGCGTCATCTATTATGGGGCGCCGGTCATGGACCAAGGCGAGCTCGCCAAGCTCAAAGCGCCGGTGCTCTTCGTCTGGCCGAACAAAGATAAGTGGATCAACGCGGAGATGAAGGACGGCTTCGTGGCGGCGATGCGGCAGGCGGGCAAGGAGCTGACCGTGGCCGAGTACACCGCGGACCACGCGTTCGCCAACCCGAGTTCAGACAGCCACGACGACGAGGCGGCGAAGGACGCCCGGGCGAAGACGCTCGCCTTCTTCAAAGAACACTTGAGGGGCTAG
- a CDS encoding DEAD/DEAH box helicase yields the protein MDGAPVVRRLFGHRQVELREFPAVRGEFTDLPEQLHPELQKALSRFGVERLYSHQTQAFEVASQNRDVAVVTSTASGKSLCYNLPILQACLTEPAARALYLFPTKALAQDQAQKLEALAPPSIRVATYDGDTPYGSRSAIRRNAHLLLTNPDMLHVGILPQYGYWRKFLQALRYIVVDEMHAYRGVFGAHVGGVLRRLRRLCAWHNADPTIIACSATIANPAELFEALTGKTPTVVDRDGAPRGARTVLLVDAPAEDEPSSPNRDTANLLAEFAAHRVRTMVFCRARVTTELVLRRARSELERQHADPAQIDSYRGGYTPAERRQIEGALFSGRLTGLVSTNAMELGVDVGGLDAVLMNGYPGSLSSFWQQTGRAGRGGRAGLAVMLAHPEPLEQFLVREPGLVFDRPVENAVVNPGNPYVLEAQLRCAAHERALSPGDLAMFGPNAPAVAEAMQEAGDLVESAGALYYPFHDPPAPKVNIRGIDGDTVRLRTAGGELGQMERWRAKQQAHEGAVYLHRGETYRVVSLDLHARIAELVADKPEYFTTPNVQTVVEPRVELQTAPGVLLLGITVTTAVVGYLIRALDGEAVLNEHTLDLPPETYDSIGIRFDLASLVGEEHFGTIHAVEHALTAVAPLIAGCDRGDLGSAWYVVSPDTMAPAVYVFDSTPGGTGLCEKLYEVRDTWLEAANRLLSTCPCEEGCPACVLSPRCESGNQLLDKAGAIAWLRAQSPGAR from the coding sequence ATGGACGGCGCGCCCGTCGTCAGGCGGCTTTTCGGACACCGCCAAGTCGAGCTCCGCGAGTTCCCCGCGGTCCGCGGCGAGTTCACAGACCTCCCGGAGCAGTTGCACCCGGAGCTCCAGAAGGCCCTCTCCAGATTCGGCGTGGAGCGCCTCTATTCCCACCAGACGCAGGCGTTCGAAGTCGCCTCCCAGAACCGGGACGTGGCCGTCGTCACCTCGACCGCGAGCGGCAAGTCGCTCTGCTACAACCTCCCGATCCTCCAAGCCTGCCTCACCGAGCCCGCCGCACGGGCGCTTTACCTGTTCCCCACCAAGGCCCTTGCCCAAGACCAAGCCCAGAAGCTGGAGGCCCTCGCTCCCCCTTCGATCCGAGTGGCCACGTACGACGGCGACACGCCCTATGGATCCCGGTCGGCCATCCGTCGCAACGCGCACTTACTCCTCACCAACCCCGACATGCTGCACGTCGGCATCCTGCCGCAATACGGCTACTGGCGCAAGTTTCTCCAAGCCCTGCGCTACATCGTCGTGGACGAGATGCACGCCTATCGCGGCGTCTTCGGGGCGCACGTGGGCGGGGTCCTGCGGCGCTTGCGGCGGCTCTGTGCCTGGCACAACGCAGACCCCACGATCATCGCCTGCAGCGCGACCATCGCCAACCCAGCCGAGCTCTTTGAGGCCCTGACGGGCAAGACCCCGACCGTGGTGGACCGGGACGGGGCGCCACGCGGAGCCCGCACCGTCCTGCTGGTCGACGCCCCCGCCGAGGACGAACCCTCCAGCCCGAACCGCGACACTGCGAACCTGCTCGCCGAGTTCGCGGCCCACCGCGTTCGAACAATGGTCTTCTGCCGGGCCAGGGTCACGACCGAGCTCGTCCTGCGGCGCGCCCGCTCGGAGCTCGAGCGTCAGCACGCAGACCCCGCCCAGATCGATAGCTACCGGGGCGGCTATACGCCCGCCGAACGGCGGCAGATCGAAGGCGCGCTTTTTTCCGGGAGACTGACAGGGCTCGTCTCCACGAACGCGATGGAGCTTGGCGTGGACGTCGGCGGCCTGGACGCGGTGCTCATGAACGGTTACCCGGGCAGCCTCAGCAGCTTCTGGCAGCAGACTGGCCGCGCGGGCCGCGGCGGCAGGGCCGGCCTGGCCGTGATGCTCGCCCATCCCGAGCCGCTCGAGCAGTTCTTGGTGCGAGAGCCGGGCCTCGTCTTCGACCGGCCGGTCGAGAATGCGGTGGTCAACCCCGGCAACCCCTATGTGCTGGAAGCCCAGCTGAGATGCGCCGCCCATGAGCGCGCGCTCAGCCCCGGGGACCTCGCCATGTTCGGTCCCAACGCGCCAGCGGTGGCCGAGGCGATGCAGGAGGCGGGCGACCTTGTGGAATCCGCCGGCGCCCTTTACTACCCCTTCCACGACCCGCCCGCGCCAAAGGTGAACATTCGCGGCATCGATGGCGACACCGTCCGTTTACGGACGGCCGGCGGAGAACTCGGCCAGATGGAGCGGTGGCGGGCCAAGCAACAGGCCCACGAGGGGGCGGTCTACCTCCACCGGGGCGAGACCTACCGCGTGGTCTCTTTGGACCTCCACGCCCGCATCGCCGAGCTCGTGGCGGATAAGCCCGAGTACTTCACGACCCCCAATGTGCAGACCGTCGTCGAGCCCCGGGTCGAGTTGCAGACCGCCCCCGGCGTCCTGCTCCTTGGCATCACCGTCACGACCGCTGTCGTCGGCTACCTGATCCGCGCCTTGGACGGCGAAGCCGTTCTCAACGAGCACACTCTGGACCTGCCCCCGGAGACTTACGATTCGATCGGGATTCGCTTCGACCTCGCCTCCCTCGTCGGTGAGGAGCACTTCGGCACCATCCACGCCGTCGAGCATGCCCTGACGGCCGTAGCCCCCCTCATCGCGGGGTGCGACCGGGGCGACCTCGGTAGCGCCTGGTACGTCGTATCCCCGGACACCATGGCCCCCGCCGTCTACGTCTTCGACTCGACCCCGGGCGGCACCGGGCTGTGCGAGAAGCTCTATGAAGTTCGGGACACCTGGCTCGAAGCCGCGAACCGGCTGCTTTCCACCTGCCCCTGCGAGGAGGGCTGCCCCGCCTGCGTGCTCAGCCCCCGCTGCGAGTCCGGAAACCAACTGTTGGACAAGGCGGGAGCCATCGCCTGGCTCCGCGCCCAGTCCCCTGGAGCCCGGTAG
- the tatC gene encoding twin-arginine translocase subunit TatC yields the protein MWPYIFSGFRRRVEDPEEFRATLGEHLEEFRTRVLRVLGVFVVAATIGWFIEMPLYKLLNETARAGLPSTLDYKEPFNTITQPFLLQLKLAAYIGLAMSLPYAVYELWGFVSPGLKPSERRPVKFLAPFSASLFFVGCYLGWLSIPAAFGWFAGFFESFPGTSLYQEPGSLVFLVVKIVLSFGIGFQLPVVTFLLAKLGLITPNMIAQYWRQAVVTIFFLAAAITPTGDPFTMLIMALPLTILFFGSLMVVKLTTKQELRDPALDSLD from the coding sequence ATGTGGCCATACATCTTCTCCGGGTTTCGCCGAAGGGTCGAAGACCCGGAGGAGTTCCGTGCGACTCTCGGCGAACACCTGGAAGAGTTTAGAACCCGGGTCCTCCGGGTTCTTGGCGTGTTTGTCGTGGCGGCCACCATCGGGTGGTTCATCGAGATGCCGCTCTATAAGCTGCTGAACGAGACGGCGCGCGCCGGGCTGCCGTCCACCCTCGATTACAAAGAACCGTTTAACACGATCACGCAGCCCTTCCTGCTCCAGCTGAAGCTTGCCGCTTACATCGGACTCGCCATGTCCTTGCCCTACGCGGTCTATGAACTCTGGGGGTTCGTCAGCCCCGGGCTCAAGCCCAGCGAGAGACGGCCCGTCAAGTTCTTGGCGCCCTTCAGCGCGAGCCTCTTCTTCGTCGGGTGCTATCTCGGATGGCTCTCGATCCCTGCCGCCTTTGGCTGGTTCGCGGGGTTCTTTGAATCCTTCCCCGGTACCTCGCTCTATCAGGAGCCCGGCTCGCTGGTCTTCCTCGTCGTGAAGATCGTCCTCTCGTTCGGCATCGGCTTCCAGCTCCCGGTCGTGACGTTCCTTCTCGCCAAGCTGGGCCTCATCACGCCGAACATGATCGCCCAATACTGGCGTCAGGCGGTGGTGACGATCTTCTTCCTCGCAGCCGCCATCACGCCGACGGGGGACCCCTTCACAATGCTGATCATGGCCCTGCCCCTCACCATCCTCTTCTTCGGGTCGTTGATGGTCGTGAAGCTGACGACCAAGCAAGAGCTGCGCGACCCCGCGCTCGACAGCCTGGACTGA
- a CDS encoding prepilin-type N-terminal cleavage/methylation domain-containing protein: protein MKRAFTLIELLVVIAIIAILAAILFPVFAQAKSATAAAAPVFLVVGTSNPGGPKRKAFFRVRAWGRWLKSAVAGEVKSGVGKTILAGVVAIVLATGAYFGIKPAPKRHHASELDSLAIRRNARNVPVWVDGELFCTVRDDGTFDLPQRAEGTPMKVSFGAWRVLNGDPAMPGVSYIVYRSGDPPLKVTLRPPQRD from the coding sequence ATGAAACGCGCTTTCACCCTCATTGAACTCCTCGTCGTCATCGCAATCATTGCGATCTTGGCCGCGATCCTCTTCCCGGTCTTCGCCCAGGCGAAGTCGGCCACAGCGGCGGCCGCCCCTGTGTTTCTCGTCGTAGGTACGAGCAACCCCGGCGGCCCCAAAAGGAAAGCCTTCTTCCGGGTCAGGGCCTGGGGGAGGTGGCTTAAGTCGGCGGTCGCCGGCGAGGTCAAATCGGGCGTAGGTAAAACGATCTTGGCCGGGGTTGTCGCGATCGTCCTCGCAACCGGCGCCTACTTCGGTATTAAGCCGGCACCTAAAAGGCACCATGCCAGCGAGCTTGATTCGCTCGCAATCCGGCGGAACGCCCGTAACGTGCCGGTTTGGGTCGACGGCGAGCTGTTCTGCACAGTACGCGACGACGGCACCTTTGACCTTCCGCAAAGAGCCGAGGGCACACCTATGAAGGTCTCGTTCGGTGCCTGGCGGGTGCTTAACGGCGACCCGGCCATGCCCGGCGTCAGCTACATCGTCTACCGGTCGGGCGACCCGCCGCTCAAGGTCACGTTGCGGCCCCCGCAGCGCGACTGA
- a CDS encoding helix-turn-helix transcriptional regulator produces the protein MRISGDEARSLRHRLGLTQVQLAERLSCSLRGVQALEQRGGNGTLARELQRLAASGALGSSADHLMIRTFSREQAFAEIFRPDCRAVGICASVSLLEAGSDSVGRIVDLLAERPVALCYVYPSPSPAMDSLVAFVRSARMQHPRRILLGRVYFLPFDKETCSWQLDSMTSQLSTYMLLERHTESGVVRSFSALARHMVAQQPLTGDGQETTVEAFIPLDRLAAKEFWEAHHRFIPDPNIAPEPAPIEEVLDEYYVQFGWTPSLASDKDEMEFVG, from the coding sequence ATGCGAATCTCCGGGGACGAGGCCCGTTCCCTTCGCCACCGTCTCGGCTTGACCCAGGTCCAGCTCGCCGAGCGGCTGAGCTGTAGCCTTCGCGGCGTGCAGGCCCTGGAGCAGCGGGGCGGCAACGGCACGTTAGCCCGGGAGCTCCAGCGCCTCGCAGCCAGCGGGGCCCTTGGCAGTTCGGCAGACCACCTGATGATTAGGACGTTTTCTCGCGAGCAAGCGTTCGCGGAGATCTTCCGTCCGGACTGCCGCGCGGTCGGGATTTGCGCCTCGGTCAGTCTTCTTGAAGCGGGAAGCGACTCGGTCGGCCGCATCGTTGACCTGCTTGCCGAGCGCCCGGTCGCCCTTTGCTACGTCTATCCAAGCCCGTCGCCGGCCATGGACTCGCTCGTGGCGTTCGTCCGCTCGGCGCGGATGCAGCATCCTCGTCGCATCCTCCTCGGCCGTGTCTACTTCCTCCCCTTCGATAAAGAAACGTGCAGCTGGCAACTGGACTCAATGACCTCGCAGCTCTCCACTTACATGCTCTTGGAACGGCATACGGAGTCGGGCGTGGTGCGGAGCTTTTCGGCGCTCGCCCGGCACATGGTGGCCCAGCAGCCCCTAACCGGGGACGGGCAGGAAACGACGGTGGAAGCTTTCATTCCGCTGGACCGCCTCGCGGCAAAGGAGTTTTGGGAGGCCCATCACCGCTTCATCCCAGACCCGAACATCGCTCCCGAGCCCGCTCCCATCGAGGAAGTGCTCGATGAATACTATGTGCAGTTCGGCTGGACCCCTTCACTGGCAAGCGACAAGGACGAAATGGAGTTCGTTGGCTAG
- the serS gene encoding serine--tRNA ligase, which produces MLDRNFVRQNLDLVKAGAKRKGVDAPVDEFLRIDAEFRSVKHEADEAKAEMNRISKSIGMLMGQGKKDEAEAAKAQTGELKGRIGELDARERDLEHRLHEVELKFPNLPHESVPDGVGADDNVPVRLWGDPPTFAEPPKPHWEIAEEHGLIDFERASKISGSGFAVYTGAGAKLHRALIQFMLDHQTLNRGYTEVYPPALVTGESLVGTGNLPKFEDDLYRCGTDDLYLIPTAEVPVTNLLRDEILDREHLPVKYAAFTPCFRREAGAAGRETRGILRTHQFEKVELVQFVEPEESYLALEDLTADAESVLQALGLYYRVLLLCAGDMGEKGCKTYDLEVWSPGTGQWLEVSSCTNFEAFQSRRANVRYRPAPGDKPEFVHILNGSGLAVPRLYAAILETFHLSDSGDIVIPGALAPYMGADVLVRP; this is translated from the coding sequence ATGCTCGACCGCAACTTCGTCCGCCAGAACCTCGACCTCGTCAAGGCAGGCGCCAAGCGCAAGGGCGTTGACGCCCCGGTCGACGAGTTCTTGCGAATCGACGCCGAGTTCCGCTCGGTGAAGCACGAGGCCGACGAGGCAAAGGCCGAGATGAACCGGATCAGCAAGTCGATCGGCATGCTCATGGGCCAAGGGAAGAAGGACGAGGCCGAGGCGGCCAAGGCCCAAACCGGCGAGCTCAAGGGCCGGATCGGTGAACTGGACGCGCGTGAGCGCGACTTGGAGCACCGCCTCCACGAGGTCGAACTAAAGTTCCCGAATTTGCCCCACGAAAGCGTTCCGGACGGGGTCGGCGCGGACGACAACGTTCCGGTGCGGCTTTGGGGCGACCCCCCCACCTTCGCGGAGCCGCCCAAGCCCCACTGGGAGATCGCCGAAGAGCACGGCCTCATCGACTTCGAACGGGCCTCGAAGATCAGCGGCAGCGGGTTCGCGGTCTACACAGGCGCGGGAGCGAAGCTCCACCGCGCGCTGATCCAGTTCATGCTGGACCACCAGACCCTGAACCGAGGGTACACGGAGGTCTATCCCCCTGCCCTGGTCACGGGCGAGTCGCTGGTCGGAACCGGCAACTTGCCGAAGTTCGAGGACGACCTTTACCGATGCGGGACAGACGATCTCTACTTGATCCCAACGGCCGAAGTCCCCGTCACCAACCTGCTTCGGGACGAGATCCTCGACCGTGAGCACTTGCCCGTCAAGTACGCCGCCTTTACTCCGTGCTTCCGGCGCGAGGCAGGGGCGGCCGGGCGCGAGACTCGCGGCATCCTGCGCACCCACCAGTTCGAGAAGGTCGAGCTGGTCCAGTTCGTCGAACCGGAGGAGAGCTACCTGGCGCTGGAAGACCTGACCGCGGACGCCGAAAGCGTCCTCCAGGCCCTCGGGCTCTATTACCGGGTCTTGCTCCTGTGCGCGGGCGACATGGGCGAGAAGGGCTGCAAGACGTACGATTTGGAGGTCTGGTCGCCGGGCACGGGGCAATGGCTGGAGGTCTCCAGCTGCACGAACTTCGAGGCTTTCCAGAGCCGAAGGGCGAACGTCAGGTATCGGCCCGCACCCGGGGACAAGCCCGAGTTCGTCCACATCCTGAACGGCAGCGGCCTGGCCGTCCCCCGACTCTATGCCGCGATCCTGGAGACCTTCCACCTGAGCGACAGCGGCGACATCGTGATCCCAGGGGCGCTGGCGCCATACATGGGCGCGGACGTCCTGGTTCGACCGTAA
- a CDS encoding DinB family protein, whose amino-acid sequence MDEPALVKELAVAWEYTHAHDEWVEPLERLLSGVTAEQAAERQRPDEPGIWEIVLHLATHNEDMVERVRTGRPTVKPQGDWPPLPSVKGEAEWGEAKARLVESVRALGEMIERTPLAQIQASPYGLADLLCRYTHMGYHLGQITKMRVWPDGW is encoded by the coding sequence ATGGACGAACCCGCCTTGGTGAAAGAACTGGCCGTCGCCTGGGAGTACACGCACGCCCACGACGAGTGGGTCGAGCCCCTCGAACGCCTGCTGTCCGGGGTCACGGCGGAGCAAGCGGCGGAGCGGCAGAGGCCGGACGAGCCCGGCATTTGGGAGATCGTCCTGCACCTGGCCACGCACAACGAGGACATGGTGGAGCGGGTGCGCACCGGCCGGCCTACGGTCAAGCCGCAGGGGGATTGGCCGCCCTTGCCCAGCGTCAAGGGAGAAGCCGAGTGGGGGGAGGCAAAGGCCAGACTGGTCGAATCGGTCAGGGCGCTCGGCGAGATGATTGAACGGACGCCGCTAGCCCAGATCCAGGCCAGCCCGTACGGACTCGCCGACCTGCTCTGCCGCTATACGCATATGGGTTACCACCTTGGGCAAATCACCAAGATGCGGGTGTGGCCGGACGGCTGGTGA
- a CDS encoding FAD-binding oxidoreductase, protein MAPETVGGLPAKALPELGGWGRYPVSDNVAVRPEKARQLGPVGEKTLARGLGRSYGDAALNSAGTLVLTERLNRFLEFDAETGVLRAEAGASLAEVVEAMVPQGWFLPVTPGTKFCTLGGCLASDVHGKNHHRDGSFSAHVTRASLVLADGERLEIGPDSNPELFWATAGGMGLTGIVADLSLRLLPVKTAYMRVRHTRTRDLDETVAMLADPAHDARYSVAWVDCLARGRSLGRGIYMAGEHALPEELPLRIEHPLRVKPKRQKPFPIDLPAWALNPTSMRMFNRLLDWVQGGKKDFVCPYEPYFYPLDSVHNWNRMYGKRGFVQYQYVVPTHSALEATRKALDLLSTAGKASFLAVLKRMGPEGQGMLSFPKEGLTLALDIPWSDGLEDLLERLDAVVLEAGGRLYLAKDSRMPRAMFEAGYPRREEFCAAKRAVDPGGRFTSDQARRLGLCP, encoded by the coding sequence ATGGCTCCTGAGACCGTGGGGGGACTCCCAGCGAAGGCGCTTCCGGAACTCGGCGGCTGGGGCCGCTACCCCGTGAGCGACAACGTCGCGGTCCGGCCCGAGAAGGCACGGCAGCTGGGGCCTGTGGGCGAGAAGACGCTGGCGCGGGGCCTGGGCCGGAGCTATGGCGACGCGGCCCTGAACTCAGCGGGGACGCTGGTCCTCACCGAGAGGCTGAACCGCTTCCTTGAGTTCGACGCCGAAACCGGTGTGCTCCGGGCGGAGGCAGGAGCCAGCCTCGCCGAGGTCGTGGAGGCGATGGTGCCCCAGGGATGGTTCCTGCCGGTCACGCCCGGCACGAAGTTCTGCACGCTCGGAGGCTGCCTCGCCAGTGACGTCCACGGGAAGAACCACCACCGGGACGGCAGCTTCAGCGCCCATGTGACGCGGGCTTCCCTCGTTCTGGCGGACGGAGAACGGCTGGAGATCGGGCCGGACTCGAACCCCGAGCTCTTCTGGGCGACGGCCGGCGGCATGGGCCTCACCGGCATCGTCGCGGACCTCAGCCTCCGGCTGCTCCCGGTGAAGACGGCCTACATGCGGGTGCGGCACACCCGGACGCGCGACCTGGACGAGACGGTGGCGATGCTGGCAGACCCCGCCCACGACGCGCGCTACTCGGTGGCGTGGGTGGACTGCCTCGCCCGGGGGAGGTCGCTCGGACGCGGGATCTACATGGCGGGCGAGCACGCCTTGCCGGAAGAACTCCCCTTGCGGATCGAGCACCCGCTCCGAGTCAAGCCGAAACGGCAGAAGCCGTTCCCCATCGACCTTCCCGCTTGGGCGCTGAATCCCACCTCGATGCGCATGTTCAACCGCTTGCTGGACTGGGTCCAGGGCGGCAAGAAGGATTTCGTTTGCCCGTACGAGCCGTACTTCTATCCGCTGGACTCGGTCCACAACTGGAACCGGATGTATGGGAAACGGGGGTTCGTGCAGTACCAGTACGTCGTCCCGACCCATTCGGCCTTGGAAGCGACCCGCAAGGCGCTGGACCTCCTCTCCACGGCGGGGAAGGCTTCGTTCCTTGCCGTGCTGAAGCGGATGGGGCCGGAGGGGCAGGGGATGCTCTCCTTCCCGAAGGAGGGGCTGACCTTGGCCCTCGACATCCCCTGGTCGGACGGCCTGGAAGACTTGTTGGAGAGGCTGGACGCCGTGGTGCTGGAAGCGGGCGGGCGGCTCTATCTGGCCAAAGACTCGCGGATGCCGCGGGCTATGTTCGAAGCGGGCTATCCTCGCCGCGAGGAGTTTTGCGCGGCCAAGCGCGCGGTCGACCCAGGGGGGCGCTTTACGAGCGACCAAGCGCGGAGGCTCGGGCTCTGTCCATAA
- a CDS encoding SDR family oxidoreductase, with the protein MLVLGATSGIAREIALELARRGHPLCLAGRDREELERIGADIRIRTGVSTWALPFDADDCDSHQEAFDAAVSVAGAFEGVVLAFGYLGDQERAEKYWSETRAILSRNFLAAASVLHVVARYMEGRKSGWIVALSSVAGDRGRMSNYVYGSAKGGLTVFLQGLRSRLQKSDVHVLTVKPGPVDTAMTFGMPKLPLLAQPGPVAKAIVRALERRKDVLYVPGPWALVMAVLKAVPEGIFKKTKL; encoded by the coding sequence GTGCTGGTCCTCGGCGCCACGAGCGGGATCGCCCGAGAGATCGCGCTGGAGCTTGCTCGGCGGGGGCACCCGCTCTGCCTGGCGGGCCGCGACCGGGAGGAACTGGAGAGGATCGGGGCGGACATCCGGATCCGCACGGGAGTCTCGACCTGGGCCCTGCCCTTCGACGCGGACGACTGCGACTCGCACCAGGAGGCCTTCGACGCGGCGGTTTCGGTCGCGGGGGCGTTCGAGGGCGTGGTCCTGGCGTTCGGCTACTTGGGTGACCAGGAGCGCGCCGAGAAGTATTGGAGCGAGACCCGGGCGATCCTTTCGCGAAACTTCCTGGCCGCGGCCTCGGTGCTGCACGTCGTGGCGCGGTACATGGAAGGACGTAAGTCCGGATGGATTGTCGCTCTCAGCTCGGTCGCGGGCGACCGGGGGCGGATGAGCAACTACGTCTACGGTTCGGCCAAGGGGGGCTTGACCGTCTTCCTCCAGGGCCTGCGGTCACGGTTGCAGAAGTCCGACGTCCACGTCTTGACCGTCAAGCCGGGGCCGGTGGACACGGCGATGACCTTCGGCATGCCGAAACTGCCGCTGCTCGCCCAGCCGGGCCCGGTCGCCAAAGCGATCGTGCGGGCCCTGGAGCGGCGCAAGGACGTCCTCTACGTCCCCGGGCCCTGGGCGCTGGTGATGGCGGTGCTGAAGGCGGTGCCGGAAGGCATCTTCAAGAAGACGAAGCTCTAG